A single genomic interval of Cellvibrio sp. PSBB023 harbors:
- a CDS encoding transglutaminase-like cysteine peptidase, which produces MPVHRINSLWLKHISSARPVVRVIGYCIALAFALCSALFVAAELNPQKMQAVMQSRYGSDGVALLGAWNRMLDSSRSLDNREKITQVNDFFNRHIRYTDDVTLWQKSDYWATPLETMGVRAGDCEDFTIAKYMSLLELGIPTEQLRLIYVRAQIGGAQSKRFQAHMVLGYYSSADAEPLILDNLISRIEPASKRPDLRPVFSFNSEGLWVGNSAQSQADPTARLSRWRDLLARVREEGF; this is translated from the coding sequence ATGCCGGTGCACAGGATTAATAGCCTTTGGCTCAAACACATCTCTAGCGCTCGTCCTGTTGTCAGGGTGATCGGCTACTGCATCGCCCTTGCGTTTGCACTTTGCTCCGCTCTCTTTGTTGCTGCTGAACTCAATCCACAAAAAATGCAGGCGGTGATGCAAAGCCGTTACGGCAGCGATGGCGTCGCACTACTTGGCGCATGGAATCGCATGCTCGACAGCAGCCGCTCCCTCGATAACCGCGAAAAAATTACCCAGGTAAATGATTTTTTTAATCGTCACATTCGCTACACCGACGATGTAACCCTGTGGCAAAAAAGCGACTACTGGGCCACACCACTGGAAACCATGGGCGTTCGCGCAGGCGACTGCGAGGACTTCACCATTGCCAAATACATGAGCTTGTTGGAATTAGGCATACCCACCGAACAATTGCGTTTGATTTATGTGCGCGCACAAATTGGCGGCGCGCAGAGCAAACGCTTTCAAGCGCACATGGTGCTCGGTTACTACAGCAGCGCCGATGCAGAACCGCTGATTCTGGATAATTTAATCAGCCGCATTGAACCAGCCAGTAAACGGCCGGACCTGCGCCCCGTATTCAGTTTTAACAGTGAAGGATTATGGGTTGGCAACAGTGCGCAATCCCAGGCAGATCCGACTGCGCGCTTATCGCGTTGGCGCGACTTGCTAGCGCGCGTGCGCGAGGAGGGATTTTGA
- a CDS encoding EAL domain-containing protein encodes MSLIKQLWIGILSLLLLALGGNFVISTITAKTYLQEQLRLKNIDNANSLALSISQMPDKDPVTLELLITAQFDSGHYEYIIFQDSNKQAIVARHYENTGVLADNDSAKASNSPRVPDWFARQVDFDVAPGIAQIQDGWQQAGTLVVKSHSGYALEALWKNTRDLLEWFLFATLLSGLIGSLILKYISRPLDVVVSQAEAIGERRFITSEEPKTREFQRLVRAMNRLSTSVKHMLEKEARQLELLRRESQMDSLTGIANRMHFLHLFDAQLTQEEAQGQGVIAIARVMELQHLNNQLGHHQVDQLLCAIASVFSDLTQRYPASYAGRLNGSDFCLLIPTDTPVDIVSADISQQLNFQLIATGHAQIALPMALCNFKHGDGRADLLHRLDGALAQAELKGNRAVVIRDEGQADSQSKNLSQWREAIDNALLAQEIALVKFPVRNAQGELVHDETVVRLQLDNEQKPAGYFIPWAVRLGVMSNIDLAVLRMALTQLANMAQPMAINVSAAALCSASFREQALELIAMHTGRTQQLWLEFPETCVVRHAEELRIFTTQLRRLGCSVGLEHVGLEFTQFDKLQEMGLAFLKIDSAIIRDIDTQPNNQTFVQSLCTLGHSIGLLMIAEGVQTTAERDVLFTLGMDGVTGPHIQ; translated from the coding sequence ATGTCATTAATTAAACAATTGTGGATCGGGATTTTATCCCTGCTATTACTGGCGCTGGGCGGTAATTTTGTGATTAGCACTATCACCGCCAAAACCTATTTGCAGGAACAATTGCGGTTAAAAAATATCGATAATGCCAACTCACTGGCGTTGTCTATTTCACAAATGCCCGATAAAGATCCAGTGACATTGGAGCTGTTAATCACCGCGCAATTTGATTCCGGCCATTATGAATATATTATTTTTCAGGATTCCAATAAGCAGGCTATTGTTGCGCGCCATTATGAAAATACCGGTGTATTAGCTGATAACGACAGCGCTAAAGCCAGCAACAGTCCCCGCGTTCCCGATTGGTTTGCCAGGCAAGTGGATTTTGATGTGGCGCCCGGTATTGCGCAAATTCAGGACGGCTGGCAACAGGCCGGCACCCTGGTTGTAAAAAGCCACTCGGGCTACGCACTGGAAGCCTTGTGGAAAAATACCCGCGATTTATTAGAGTGGTTTTTATTTGCAACCCTGCTCAGCGGCCTGATTGGCAGTTTGATTTTAAAATACATTTCCCGCCCGCTGGATGTGGTGGTAAGTCAGGCCGAAGCCATTGGCGAGCGCCGGTTTATTACCTCGGAAGAACCCAAAACTAGGGAGTTCCAACGCTTGGTGCGAGCGATGAACCGTCTCTCTACCAGCGTTAAACACATGCTGGAAAAAGAGGCGCGCCAGCTCGAATTATTGCGCCGTGAATCGCAAATGGATTCACTGACCGGCATTGCCAATCGCATGCATTTTTTGCATTTGTTTGATGCACAACTCACCCAGGAAGAAGCACAAGGCCAAGGGGTAATTGCCATTGCACGGGTTATGGAATTGCAGCATTTAAATAACCAGCTCGGACACCACCAGGTCGATCAACTGCTCTGTGCCATTGCCAGCGTGTTTAGCGATCTTACCCAGCGCTACCCTGCAAGTTACGCCGGCCGTTTAAACGGCAGCGATTTTTGTTTGCTGATTCCCACCGATACGCCGGTTGATATTGTCAGTGCCGATATTTCGCAGCAATTGAATTTCCAATTAATTGCCACTGGCCACGCACAGATTGCGTTGCCCATGGCCTTGTGTAATTTCAAACACGGTGATGGACGCGCCGATTTATTGCATCGCCTGGACGGTGCCTTGGCGCAAGCAGAGTTAAAAGGTAACCGCGCGGTTGTGATTCGCGATGAAGGTCAAGCTGACTCCCAGTCAAAGAATTTAAGCCAGTGGCGCGAAGCCATTGATAATGCACTGCTCGCACAAGAAATCGCGCTAGTGAAATTTCCGGTACGCAATGCACAGGGCGAATTAGTGCACGATGAAACCGTCGTGCGTTTGCAACTGGATAACGAGCAAAAACCAGCGGGCTATTTTATCCCCTGGGCGGTTCGCCTTGGCGTCATGTCCAATATTGATTTGGCGGTATTGCGTATGGCACTCACACAACTTGCCAACATGGCGCAACCTATGGCGATTAACGTGTCCGCCGCCGCATTGTGCAGCGCCAGTTTTCGCGAGCAAGCACTGGAATTAATTGCAATGCACACCGGCCGCACCCAACAACTTTGGCTGGAATTCCCGGAGACCTGCGTGGTTCGCCACGCGGAAGAACTGCGTATTTTCACCACGCAATTGCGTCGTTTGGGGTGCTCTGTCGGCCTGGAACATGTGGGGCTGGAGTTCACCCAGTTTGATAAATTGCAGGAGATGGGACTGGCCTTTTTAAAAATCGACAGCGCCATTATTCGCGATATTGATACACAACCAAATAACCAGACATTTGTGCAAAGCCTGTGCACATTGGGCCATTCAATTGGTTTGCTGATGATCGCCGAAGGTGTGCAAACTACCGCCGAACGGGATGTGTTATTTACCTTGGGAATGGATGGCGTGACCGGGCCGCATATTCAATAG